A genomic segment from Bosea sp. OAE506 encodes:
- the ispG gene encoding flavodoxin-dependent (E)-4-hydroxy-3-methylbut-2-enyl-diphosphate synthase: protein MNERALPCLGAEHSGPQPRHLTVPVRVGNVLVGGGAPIVVQSMTNTDTADIDGTVAQVAALARQGSELVRITVDRDEAAAAVPKIRERLDRVGIDVPLIGDFHYIGHKLLAEHPACAEALAKYRINPGNVGFKDKKDRQFGQIVELAIRYGKAVRIGANWGSLDQELLTALMDENALQPRPLDARAIMREAMVQSALLSAVRAEEIGLGKDKIILSAKVSGVQDLITVYRMLAQRSDYAIHLGLTEAGMGSKGIVASSAALGILLQEGIGDTIRFSLTPEPGGDRTLEVKAAQELLQTMGFRAFVPQVAACPGCGRTTSTVFQELARDIQDWIAGSMQDWKTRYPGVEALNVAVMGCIVNGPGESKHADIGISLPGTGEEPTAPVFVDGKKVKTLRGPAIAAEFKAMVADYVTQRYGRRADAAE from the coding sequence ATGAACGAGCGGGCCCTTCCCTGCCTCGGCGCCGAGCATTCGGGGCCGCAACCGCGCCATCTCACCGTGCCGGTGCGCGTCGGCAACGTGCTTGTCGGCGGCGGCGCGCCCATCGTCGTGCAGTCGATGACGAATACCGACACCGCCGATATCGACGGCACTGTCGCGCAGGTCGCCGCACTCGCCCGGCAGGGCTCGGAACTGGTCCGCATTACGGTGGATCGCGACGAGGCCGCGGCCGCCGTGCCGAAGATCCGCGAGCGGCTCGACCGCGTTGGCATCGACGTGCCGCTGATCGGCGACTTCCACTATATCGGCCACAAGCTGCTGGCAGAGCATCCCGCCTGTGCCGAAGCGCTGGCGAAATACCGCATCAACCCCGGCAATGTCGGCTTCAAGGACAAGAAGGACCGCCAGTTCGGCCAGATCGTCGAGTTGGCGATCAGATACGGCAAGGCGGTCCGCATCGGCGCCAACTGGGGCTCGCTCGACCAGGAGCTGCTGACCGCGCTGATGGACGAGAACGCGCTCCAGCCGCGCCCGCTCGACGCCCGCGCCATCATGCGCGAGGCGATGGTCCAGTCCGCCCTGCTCTCGGCCGTCCGGGCCGAGGAGATCGGGCTCGGCAAGGACAAGATCATCCTCTCCGCCAAGGTCTCGGGCGTGCAGGACCTAATCACGGTCTACCGCATGCTGGCCCAGCGCTCCGACTACGCCATCCATCTCGGCCTCACCGAGGCCGGCATGGGCTCCAAGGGCATCGTCGCCTCCTCGGCGGCGCTCGGCATCCTCCTGCAAGAGGGCATCGGCGACACGATCCGCTTCTCGCTGACGCCCGAGCCCGGCGGCGATCGCACGCTCGAGGTCAAGGCGGCGCAGGAACTGCTCCAGACCATGGGCTTCCGCGCCTTCGTGCCGCAGGTTGCGGCCTGCCCCGGCTGCGGCCGCACCACCTCGACCGTGTTCCAGGAACTCGCCCGCGACATCCAGGACTGGATCGCCGGATCGATGCAGGATTGGAAGACGCGATATCCCGGCGTCGAGGCGCTGAACGTCGCGGTGATGGGCTGCATCGTCAACGGGCCCGGCGAATCGAAGCACGCCGATATCGGCATTTCCCTGCCGGGCACCGGCGAGGAGCCGACCGCTCCGGTCTTCGTCGACGGCAAGAAGGTCAAGACCTTGCGCGGGCCCGCCATCGCGGCCGAGTTCAAGGCCATGGTCGCGGACTACGTGACACAGCGCTACGGCCGGCGCGCCGATGCGGCCGAGTGA
- a CDS encoding transcriptional repressor: protein MTKMQPHAHSHGDHAHASHEAGECRHAHDHRVHAAEALARAEQICRERGLRLTPIRAKALQALHADHRPVGAYDLADRISPAGGRRLAPISIYRALDFLVEQGFVHRLSSRNAYVACLHGHGADEVVAFLICEACGGVDEDSSPAMKQAVAAIAQSRQFAPSHQVVEIVGRCEHCRNLQS from the coding sequence ATGACCAAAATGCAGCCGCACGCCCACAGCCATGGCGACCATGCCCATGCCTCCCACGAGGCCGGCGAATGCCGCCATGCCCATGACCACCGCGTCCATGCGGCGGAAGCCCTGGCCCGGGCCGAGCAGATATGCCGAGAGCGCGGCCTGCGCCTGACGCCGATCCGCGCCAAGGCGCTGCAGGCGCTCCATGCCGATCACCGGCCCGTCGGCGCCTATGATCTCGCCGACCGGATATCGCCTGCCGGCGGGCGCAGGCTGGCGCCGATCTCGATCTATCGCGCGCTCGATTTCCTGGTCGAGCAGGGCTTCGTCCACCGCCTCTCCTCGCGCAACGCCTATGTCGCCTGCCTGCACGGCCATGGCGCCGACGAGGTCGTCGCCTTCCTGATCTGCGAGGCCTGCGGCGGCGTCGACGAGGATTCCTCGCCGGCGATGAAGCAGGCGGTCGCCGCCATCGCCCAGTCGCGCCAATTCGCGCCCTCGCATCAGGTCGTCGAAATCGTCGGCCGCTGCGAGCATTGCCGGAACCTGCAATCATGA
- a CDS encoding 3-hydroxybutyrate dehydrogenase → MFLKDRAAAITGSTSGIGLAYARALAKEGAHLVINGILPADEAEKLRSELSNEFGVKVLFSAADMTKPEEIAGFIAQAEAEFGAVDILVNNAGIQHVAPVDEFPIAKWDQIIAINLSSAFHTTRAALPKMKAKGWGRIINTASAHAFVASPFKSAYVAAKHGIAGFTKTVALEVATKGITVNAIAPGYVWTPLVEKQIPDTMKARGLTKEQVINDVLLTAQPTKEFVTVEQVAALAVFLCTDAAKSITGTTLPMDGGWTAA, encoded by the coding sequence ATGTTTCTCAAAGACCGTGCGGCCGCCATCACCGGATCCACCTCCGGCATCGGGCTCGCCTATGCGAGGGCTCTCGCCAAGGAGGGCGCCCATCTCGTCATCAACGGCATCCTGCCTGCCGACGAGGCGGAGAAGCTGCGCTCCGAGCTGTCCAACGAGTTCGGGGTCAAGGTGCTGTTCTCGGCCGCCGACATGACCAAGCCCGAGGAGATCGCCGGCTTCATCGCACAGGCGGAGGCCGAATTCGGCGCCGTCGACATCCTCGTCAACAATGCCGGCATCCAGCATGTCGCGCCGGTCGATGAGTTCCCGATCGCGAAATGGGACCAGATCATCGCGATCAACCTGTCCTCGGCCTTCCACACGACCCGCGCCGCGCTGCCGAAGATGAAGGCGAAGGGCTGGGGCCGCATCATCAACACCGCCTCGGCGCATGCCTTCGTCGCCTCGCCTTTCAAGTCCGCCTATGTCGCGGCCAAGCACGGCATCGCCGGCTTCACCAAGACGGTGGCGCTCGAGGTCGCGACCAAGGGCATCACGGTGAACGCGATCGCGCCCGGCTATGTCTGGACGCCGCTGGTCGAGAAGCAGATCCCCGACACGATGAAGGCGCGCGGGCTGACCAAGGAGCAGGTCATCAACGACGTGCTGCTGACGGCGCAGCCGACGAAGGAGTTCGTCACCGTCGAGCAGGTTGCGGCGCTCGCCGTCTTCCTCTGCACTGACGCGGCCAAGTCGATCACCGGCACGACGCTGCCGATGGATGGCGGCTGGACCGCCGCGTGA
- a CDS encoding patatin-like phospholipase family protein — MTGRKKAASPLLGLAGPKAQKSVSLALQGGGAHGAFTWGVLDAILEDGRLAIEALSGTSAGAMNAVVLAEGWIEGGPEGARTKLEAFWRAISVDGKYGGSERSLIDTMLGAWGGSNGVPPGMLWFEMFSKVASPYDINPLNINPLRGVIADLIDFDKVRACTQVKLFIAATNVRSGKIKLFNGPELTADHLMASACLPMLFQAVEIGKEAYWDGGFMGNPALFPLFYEAAGDDILLVQINPLLRKELPTKARDIQDRLNEITFNASLLRELRAIDFVNRLVDGGKLDRNEYKRVLMHRIDGGPPLAEMTSSSRLNADWDFLLRLRDIGRAAAKRWLKRNYEAIGKVGTLDLKAAFS, encoded by the coding sequence GTGACCGGCCGCAAGAAAGCGGCGAGCCCGCTGCTCGGGCTCGCCGGACCAAAGGCTCAGAAATCGGTCTCGCTGGCGCTGCAGGGCGGGGGCGCGCATGGCGCCTTCACCTGGGGCGTGCTCGACGCGATCCTCGAGGACGGGCGGCTCGCCATCGAGGCGCTGTCGGGCACCAGTGCGGGGGCGATGAACGCTGTCGTGTTGGCGGAAGGCTGGATCGAGGGCGGGCCCGAGGGCGCGCGCACCAAGCTCGAGGCGTTCTGGCGGGCGATCAGCGTCGACGGGAAATATGGGGGCTCGGAGCGCTCGCTGATCGACACGATGCTGGGCGCCTGGGGCGGCAGCAACGGCGTGCCGCCGGGCATGCTCTGGTTCGAGATGTTCTCGAAGGTGGCGAGCCCGTACGACATCAACCCGCTGAACATCAATCCGCTGCGCGGGGTGATCGCGGACCTGATCGATTTCGACAAGGTCCGGGCCTGCACGCAAGTGAAGCTGTTCATCGCCGCCACCAATGTCCGCAGCGGCAAGATCAAGCTGTTCAACGGGCCGGAGCTGACGGCCGACCATCTGATGGCCTCGGCCTGCCTGCCGATGCTGTTCCAGGCGGTGGAGATCGGCAAGGAAGCCTATTGGGACGGTGGCTTCATGGGCAATCCGGCGCTGTTCCCGCTGTTCTACGAGGCGGCCGGCGACGACATTCTGCTCGTGCAGATCAACCCGCTGCTGCGTAAGGAGCTGCCGACCAAGGCGCGCGACATCCAGGACCGGCTGAACGAGATCACCTTCAACGCCTCGCTGCTGCGCGAGCTGCGCGCGATCGACTTCGTCAACCGGCTGGTCGACGGCGGCAAGCTCGACCGGAACGAGTACAAGCGCGTGCTGATGCACCGCATCGACGGCGGCCCGCCGCTGGCGGAGATGACCTCCTCCTCGCGGCTTAATGCGGACTGGGATTTCCTGCTGCGCCTGCGCGACATCGGCCGGGCGGCGGCCAAGCGCTGGCTAAAGCGCAATTACGAGGCGATCGGCAAGGTCGGGACGCTCGACCTGAAGGCGGCGTTTTCGTAG
- a CDS encoding type II toxin-antitoxin system RelE/ParE family toxin: MAEFALTKRAEADLYDLALFGLERFGERQVEAYLAEFDHVFGLLAAHPRMGRKAEAIASGVRRHEHRAHVILYEEVPEGVRILAVVHASSLRRLSL, from the coding sequence ATGGCTGAGTTCGCCCTGACGAAAAGAGCGGAGGCCGATCTCTACGACCTCGCCCTGTTCGGACTGGAGCGCTTCGGCGAACGACAGGTCGAGGCTTACCTAGCCGAATTCGACCATGTCTTCGGCCTGCTGGCGGCCCATCCGCGCATGGGCCGTAAGGCAGAGGCGATCGCAAGCGGCGTCAGGCGCCACGAGCATCGCGCTCACGTCATCCTCTATGAGGAGGTGCCGGAGGGCGTCCGGATTCTCGCGGTGGTCCACGCCAGCAGCCTCCGTAGACTGTCCCTGTAG
- a CDS encoding type II toxin-antitoxin system ParD family antitoxin — translation MATMTISLPDPMKEWIEAQIKQGEYASTSDYVRDLVRRDRERRAHPELTLADLQRIVAESRASGTSDKTLPDILALAKRAAEGKAGRHG, via the coding sequence ATGGCGACAATGACGATTTCCTTGCCCGATCCGATGAAGGAATGGATCGAGGCCCAGATCAAGCAGGGCGAATACGCCAGCACCAGCGACTATGTCCGCGACCTCGTCAGGCGCGATCGCGAGCGACGCGCCCACCCCGAGCTGACCCTCGCCGATCTCCAGCGCATCGTTGCGGAATCGCGCGCCAGCGGCACGAGCGACAAGACCCTGCCGGATATTCTGGCGCTGGCGAAACGCGCGGCGGAGGGCAAGGCCGGCCGCCATGGCTGA